In Quercus lobata isolate SW786 chromosome 12, ValleyOak3.0 Primary Assembly, whole genome shotgun sequence, a genomic segment contains:
- the LOC115971938 gene encoding uncharacterized protein LOC115971938 isoform X1 → MARFNSPIFHFTILFFTFLPLVQASAIDGDDFSITDFDSDSDFSLFHQDYSPPAPPPPPPHPPSVSCTDDLDGVGDLDATCQIANDLNLTRDVYISGKGNFYILPGVRFHCPTPGCSITVNITGNFSLGTNSSIVTGAFELASHNASFLNGSVVNTTGLAGKPPSETSGTPQGVSGAGGGHGGRGACCLLDDKKLPEDVWGGDAYSWSSLQKPCSFGSRGGTTSKEAEYGGLGGGKVSMDVVGTVVVEGSILADGGDGGTKGGGGSGGSIHIIAYKMTGSGRISACGGNGYGGGGGGRVSVNVFSRHYDPEIFVHGGSSFGCPKNAGAAGTLYDAVPRSLIVSNHNMSTDTETLLLEFPNQPLWTNVYIQNNARASVPLLWSRVQVEGQISLLCGGKLSFGLAHYASSEFELLAEELLMSDSEIKVYGALRMSVKIFLMWNSTMIIDGGEDVILATSLLEASNLIVLKKSSVIHSNANLGVHGQGLLNLSGPGNLIEAQRLVLSLFYSIHIGLGSVLRGPLENATTAVVTPKLHCENQDCPIELHHPPEDCNVNSSLSFTLQICRVEDITVEGLIKGSVVHFHRARTISVQSSGIISASGMGCTGGVGRGRVLSNGVGSGGGHGGKGGTGCYNGSCVEGGISYGNANLPCELGSGSGDESLANSTAGGGIIVMGSFEHPLSSLSIEGSVSADGEDSEETSGKANYAVANSSNGGPGGGSGGTILLFLQTIALGEAAILSSVGGFSSPTGAGGGGGGRIHFHWSDIPTGDVYQPIATVEGSIHASGGKGAHQGGAGENGTLTAKACPKGLYGIFCEECPAGTYKNVTGSDRALCHHCPAQELPHRAEYIAVRGGIAETPCPYRCISDRYHMPNCYTALEELIYTFGGPWLFGLLLIVLLVLLALVLSAARMKFVGVDELPGPAPTQHGSQIDHSFPFLESLNEVLETNRAEESQSHVHRMYFMGPNTFSEPWHLPHTPPEQIKEIVYEGAFNTFVDEINAIAAYQWWEGAVYSILSVLAYPLAWSWQQWRRRLKLQRLREFVRSEYDHACLRSCRSRALYEGIKVAATSDLMLAYVDFFLGGDEKRTDLPPRLHQRFPMLLPFGGDGSYMAPFSLHSDNILTSLMSQSVPPTKWYRLVAGLNAQLRLVRRSRLRVTFQPVLKWLETHANPALVVHGIHVDLAWFQATACGYFQYGLLVYAIEEENDPVSVGYIGGAVRTEQQSRENPPSSHLREETQLNQAHGSNESLMRRRRIFGSILDANSVQEIEEKREIFYLLSFILHNTKPVGHQDLVGLVISMLLLGDFSLVLLTLLQLYSFSLLDVFLVLFILPLGVLLPFPAGINALFSHGPRRSAGLARVYALWNITSLINVVIAFLCGYFHHNAPSPSPSPPDREHLNFQPWNVGMDESEWWIFPAGLVLCKFFQSRLINWHVANLEIQDRSLYSNNFDMFWHS, encoded by the exons ATGGCTCGATTTAACTCTCCTATTTTCCATTTCACCATtctcttctttacttttttacccCTGGTCCAAGCATCCGCAATCGACGGCGATGATTTCTCGATTACCGATTTCGATTCCGATTCCGATTTCAGTCTCTTCCACCAGGACTACTCGCCGCCGGCGCCGCCACCTCCGCCACCTCACCCGCCGTCGGTTTCGTGCACCGATGACCTAGACGGCGTCGGCGACCTCGACGCCACGTGTCAGATAGCTAACGATTTGAACCTCACTCGCGACGTGTATATATCAGGGAAGGGAAATTTTTACATCCTCCCTGGGGTGAGGTTTCACTGTCCGACTCCCGGTTGTTCGATAACTGTGAACATTACTGGAAATTTTAGTTTAGGCACAAATTCTTCGATCGTGACCGGAGCGTTCGAGTTGGCATCGCATAACGCGAGCTTCCTCAATGGTTCGGTGGTGAACACGACGGGACTGGCGGGGAAGCCTCCGTCGGAGACGAGCGGTACGCCGCAAGGGGTAAGCGGGGCGGGCGGAGGACACGGCGGGAGAGGCGCGTGCTGCTTATTGGACGACAAAAAGCTGCCGGAAGACGTGTGGGGCGGAGACGCTTACTCGTGGTCTTCGCTGCAGAAGCCGTGCAGCTTCGGAAGCCGAGGCGGGACGACGAGCAAGGAGGCGGAGTACGGCGGATTGGGAGGCGGAAAGGTGAGTATGGATGTCGTGGGAACTGTTGTTGTGGAGGGAAGTATTTTAGCCGACGGCGGCGACGGAGGAACTAAAGGTGGAGGTGGCTCTGGTGGCAGTATTCACATCATCGCTTATAAAAT GACTGGCAGTGGCAGGATAAGTGCTTGTGGAGGTAATGGATAtggcggtggcggtggtggaAGAGTTTCAGTTAATGTTTTCAGCAGGCATTATGACCCAGAAATTTTTGTGCATG GAGGAAGTAGTTTTGGCTGTCCAAAGAATGCAGGTGCTGCTGGGACTTTATATGATGCTGTTCCCCGGAGCCTTATTGTTAGCAATCACAACATGTCAACAGACACGGAGACACTTCTTTTGGAGTTTCCTAATCAGCCTCTCTGGACAAAtgtttatattcaaaataatgccAGGGCTTCTGTGCCATTACTTTGGAGTCGCGTCCAG GTAGAAGGACAGATAAGTCTGCTGTGTGGTGGAAAGTTGAGCTTTGGGCTTGCACATTATGCTTCATCAGAGTTTGAGTTATTGGCAGAAGAACTGTTGATGAGTGACTCTGAGATCAAG GTGTATGGGGCTCTACGCATGTCTGTGAAAATATTCTTGATGTGGAATTCCACAATGATTATAGATGGTGGTGAAGACGTGATACTGGCTACATCCTTACTTGAGGCTAGTAATTTAATTGTTCTCAAG AAATCATCTGTCATACATTCTAATGCAAATCTGGGAGTTCATGGACAAGGTCTACTGAATTTATCAGGACCGGGGAATTTAATTGAAGCCCAACGTCTGGTTctatcactattttatagtattCAT ATTGGACTGGGATCTGTTTTGCGTGGTCCCTTGGAGAATGCAACAACAGCTGTTGT GACTCCAAAGCTCCATTGTGAAAACCAAGATTGTCCTATTGAACTACACCATCCGCCTGAAGATTGCAATGTGAACTCATCACTGTCCTTCACTCTTCAG ATATGCCGAGTTGAGGATATAACTGTTGAAGGCCTTATAAAAGGTTCTGTTGTTCATTTCCATAGAGCAAGAACTATATCTGTACAGTCTTCTGGAATAATAAGTGCATCTGGGATGg GCTGCACAGGTGGTGTGGGCAGGGGACGTGTTCTGAGCAATGGTGTTGGCAGTGGTGGTGGGCATGGTGGTAAAGGCGGGACTGGATGTTACAATGGTAGTTGTGTTGAGGGTGGTATTTCATATGGGAATGCAAATTTGCCTTGTGAACTTGGTAGTGGAAGTGGAGATGAAAGCTTAGCTAATTCAACTGCAGGTGGTGGTATCATAG TAATGGGTTCATTTGAGCATCCCTTGTCAAGTTTGTCAATTGAAGGCTCAGTGAGTGCTGATGGAGAGGATTCTGAAGAAACTAGTGGAAAGGCAAATTATGCTGTTGCAAATAGTTCAAATGGAGGTCCTGGAGGTGGGTCTGGTGGAACTATTCTTCTGTTTTTGCAAACAATAGCACTTGGTGAGGCTGCTATCCTTTCAAGTGTTGGGGGATTCAGTAGTCCCACTGGGGCTGGTGGAGGAGGTGGTGGAAGGATTCACTTTCATTGGTCTGACATCCCCACTGGAGATGTGTACCAGCCCATTGCTACAGTGGAAGGAAGTATCCATGCAAG TGGAGGGAAAGGTGCACACCAAGGTGGTGCTGGAGAAAATGGGACATTGACTGCAAAAGCTTGCCCAAAAGGACTATATGGTATATTTTGTGAG GAATGTCCAGCTGGCACTTATAAGAATGTTACGGGATCTGATAGAGCACTTTGTCATCATTGTCCTGCTCAAGAGCTTCCCCATCGTGCTGAATACATTGCTGTCCGAG GAGGTATAGCTGAAACTCCTTGTCCTTACAGATGCATTTCAGACAGATATCACATGCCAAATTGTTATACAGCTCTTGAAGAGTTGATTTATACATTTGGTGGGCCTTGGTTATTTGGTCTTCTTCTTATTGTTCTCCTCGTTCTGTTAGCTCTGGTGCTCAGTGCCGCGAGAATGAAATTTGTTGGGGTAGATGAATTACCAGGACCAGCTCCTACTCAACATGGCTCTCAAATAGATCACTCCTTCCCTTTTCTGGAGTCATTGAATGAG GTTTTGGAAACAAACAGAGCTGAAGAGTCCCAGAGTCATGTGCATAGAATGTATTTCATGGGTCCTAATACTTTCAGCGAACCTTGGCATCTACCTCATACTCCTCCAGAACAAATAAAAGAGATTGT ATATGAGGGTGCATTTAATACGTTTGTAGATGAGATCAATGCTATAGCTGCCTATCAATGGTGGGAGGGGGCAGTATACAGCATTCTTTCTGTTCTAGCATATCCTCTTGCATGGTCATGGCAACAGTGGCGCCGGAGATTGAAATTGCAACGATTGCGTGAGTTTGTTAGATCAGAGTACGATCATGCTTGCTTACGTTCTTGCCGTTCACGTGCTCTCTATGAAGGGATCAAG GTAGCTGCAACTTCTGATTTAATGCTAGCATATGTGGACTTCTTCCTTGGTGGGGATGAAAAGAGAACTGATCTTCCTCCACGCCTACACCAAAGATTTCCTATGTTATTACCTTTTGGAGGAGATGGAAGTTACATGGCCCCTTTCTCACTTCACAGTGATAATATTCTCACAAGCCTTATGAGTCAG TCAGTCCCACCTACCAAATGGTATCGATTAGTGGCTGGATTGAATGCACAGCTGCGCTTAGTTCGTCGTAGTCGACTAAGAGTAACATTTCAACCTGTTCTCAAATGGCTTGAAACTCATGCCAATCCTGCTTTGGTGGTCCATGGTATACACGTTGATCTTGCTTGGTTTCAGGCTACAGCTTGTGGTTATTTTCAGTATGGACTTTTGGTGTATGctatagaagaagaaaatgatccTGTATCCGTTGGATATATTGGTGGAGCAGTACGAACTGAGCAACAATCACG AGAAAATCCTCCATCCAGTCATCTGAGAGAAGAAACACAATTAAACCAAGCACATGGAAGCAATGAAAGTTTAATGAGGCGAAGAAGGATATTTGGCAGCATTTTAGATGCTAACAGTGTacaagaaattgaagaaaagagagaaatattttatcttctctcttttataCTTCATAATACTAAACCTGTTGGACACCAG GATCTTGTCGGTTTAGTAATCTCTATGCTACTTTTAGGAGATTTTAGCTTAGTGTTGCTTACTTTGCTCCAGTTGTATTCATTTTCACTATTAGATGTCTTCctggttttgtttattttacccCTCGGTGTTCTTCTCCCATTTCCTGCCGGAATCAATGCTCTGTTCAGTCATGGACCTAGACGTTCTGCAGGTCTTGCACGTGTTTACGCCTTGTGGAACATTACATCCTTGATTAATGTA GTGATTGCATTTCTTTGTGGATATTTTCACCATAATGctccatcaccatcaccatcaccaccagATAGAGAACATCTGAACTTTCAACCTTGGAATGTTGGCAT
- the LOC115971938 gene encoding uncharacterized protein LOC115971938 isoform X2 has protein sequence MLVGNKNSIMKRSRRQLFTREKTGSGRISACGGNGYGGGGGGRVSVNVFSRHYDPEIFVHGGSSFGCPKNAGAAGTLYDAVPRSLIVSNHNMSTDTETLLLEFPNQPLWTNVYIQNNARASVPLLWSRVQVEGQISLLCGGKLSFGLAHYASSEFELLAEELLMSDSEIKVYGALRMSVKIFLMWNSTMIIDGGEDVILATSLLEASNLIVLKKSSVIHSNANLGVHGQGLLNLSGPGNLIEAQRLVLSLFYSIHIGLGSVLRGPLENATTAVVTPKLHCENQDCPIELHHPPEDCNVNSSLSFTLQICRVEDITVEGLIKGSVVHFHRARTISVQSSGIISASGMGCTGGVGRGRVLSNGVGSGGGHGGKGGTGCYNGSCVEGGISYGNANLPCELGSGSGDESLANSTAGGGIIVMGSFEHPLSSLSIEGSVSADGEDSEETSGKANYAVANSSNGGPGGGSGGTILLFLQTIALGEAAILSSVGGFSSPTGAGGGGGGRIHFHWSDIPTGDVYQPIATVEGSIHASGGKGAHQGGAGENGTLTAKACPKGLYGIFCEECPAGTYKNVTGSDRALCHHCPAQELPHRAEYIAVRGGIAETPCPYRCISDRYHMPNCYTALEELIYTFGGPWLFGLLLIVLLVLLALVLSAARMKFVGVDELPGPAPTQHGSQIDHSFPFLESLNEVLETNRAEESQSHVHRMYFMGPNTFSEPWHLPHTPPEQIKEIVYEGAFNTFVDEINAIAAYQWWEGAVYSILSVLAYPLAWSWQQWRRRLKLQRLREFVRSEYDHACLRSCRSRALYEGIKVAATSDLMLAYVDFFLGGDEKRTDLPPRLHQRFPMLLPFGGDGSYMAPFSLHSDNILTSLMSQSVPPTKWYRLVAGLNAQLRLVRRSRLRVTFQPVLKWLETHANPALVVHGIHVDLAWFQATACGYFQYGLLVYAIEEENDPVSVGYIGGAVRTEQQSRENPPSSHLREETQLNQAHGSNESLMRRRRIFGSILDANSVQEIEEKREIFYLLSFILHNTKPVGHQDLVGLVISMLLLGDFSLVLLTLLQLYSFSLLDVFLVLFILPLGVLLPFPAGINALFSHGPRRSAGLARVYALWNITSLINVVIAFLCGYFHHNAPSPSPSPPDREHLNFQPWNVGMDESEWWIFPAGLVLCKFFQSRLINWHVANLEIQDRSLYSNNFDMFWHS, from the exons ATGTTGGTGGGGAATAAGAATTCAATTATGAAGAGGAGCAGGAGACAACTTTTTACCAGGGAAAA GACTGGCAGTGGCAGGATAAGTGCTTGTGGAGGTAATGGATAtggcggtggcggtggtggaAGAGTTTCAGTTAATGTTTTCAGCAGGCATTATGACCCAGAAATTTTTGTGCATG GAGGAAGTAGTTTTGGCTGTCCAAAGAATGCAGGTGCTGCTGGGACTTTATATGATGCTGTTCCCCGGAGCCTTATTGTTAGCAATCACAACATGTCAACAGACACGGAGACACTTCTTTTGGAGTTTCCTAATCAGCCTCTCTGGACAAAtgtttatattcaaaataatgccAGGGCTTCTGTGCCATTACTTTGGAGTCGCGTCCAG GTAGAAGGACAGATAAGTCTGCTGTGTGGTGGAAAGTTGAGCTTTGGGCTTGCACATTATGCTTCATCAGAGTTTGAGTTATTGGCAGAAGAACTGTTGATGAGTGACTCTGAGATCAAG GTGTATGGGGCTCTACGCATGTCTGTGAAAATATTCTTGATGTGGAATTCCACAATGATTATAGATGGTGGTGAAGACGTGATACTGGCTACATCCTTACTTGAGGCTAGTAATTTAATTGTTCTCAAG AAATCATCTGTCATACATTCTAATGCAAATCTGGGAGTTCATGGACAAGGTCTACTGAATTTATCAGGACCGGGGAATTTAATTGAAGCCCAACGTCTGGTTctatcactattttatagtattCAT ATTGGACTGGGATCTGTTTTGCGTGGTCCCTTGGAGAATGCAACAACAGCTGTTGT GACTCCAAAGCTCCATTGTGAAAACCAAGATTGTCCTATTGAACTACACCATCCGCCTGAAGATTGCAATGTGAACTCATCACTGTCCTTCACTCTTCAG ATATGCCGAGTTGAGGATATAACTGTTGAAGGCCTTATAAAAGGTTCTGTTGTTCATTTCCATAGAGCAAGAACTATATCTGTACAGTCTTCTGGAATAATAAGTGCATCTGGGATGg GCTGCACAGGTGGTGTGGGCAGGGGACGTGTTCTGAGCAATGGTGTTGGCAGTGGTGGTGGGCATGGTGGTAAAGGCGGGACTGGATGTTACAATGGTAGTTGTGTTGAGGGTGGTATTTCATATGGGAATGCAAATTTGCCTTGTGAACTTGGTAGTGGAAGTGGAGATGAAAGCTTAGCTAATTCAACTGCAGGTGGTGGTATCATAG TAATGGGTTCATTTGAGCATCCCTTGTCAAGTTTGTCAATTGAAGGCTCAGTGAGTGCTGATGGAGAGGATTCTGAAGAAACTAGTGGAAAGGCAAATTATGCTGTTGCAAATAGTTCAAATGGAGGTCCTGGAGGTGGGTCTGGTGGAACTATTCTTCTGTTTTTGCAAACAATAGCACTTGGTGAGGCTGCTATCCTTTCAAGTGTTGGGGGATTCAGTAGTCCCACTGGGGCTGGTGGAGGAGGTGGTGGAAGGATTCACTTTCATTGGTCTGACATCCCCACTGGAGATGTGTACCAGCCCATTGCTACAGTGGAAGGAAGTATCCATGCAAG TGGAGGGAAAGGTGCACACCAAGGTGGTGCTGGAGAAAATGGGACATTGACTGCAAAAGCTTGCCCAAAAGGACTATATGGTATATTTTGTGAG GAATGTCCAGCTGGCACTTATAAGAATGTTACGGGATCTGATAGAGCACTTTGTCATCATTGTCCTGCTCAAGAGCTTCCCCATCGTGCTGAATACATTGCTGTCCGAG GAGGTATAGCTGAAACTCCTTGTCCTTACAGATGCATTTCAGACAGATATCACATGCCAAATTGTTATACAGCTCTTGAAGAGTTGATTTATACATTTGGTGGGCCTTGGTTATTTGGTCTTCTTCTTATTGTTCTCCTCGTTCTGTTAGCTCTGGTGCTCAGTGCCGCGAGAATGAAATTTGTTGGGGTAGATGAATTACCAGGACCAGCTCCTACTCAACATGGCTCTCAAATAGATCACTCCTTCCCTTTTCTGGAGTCATTGAATGAG GTTTTGGAAACAAACAGAGCTGAAGAGTCCCAGAGTCATGTGCATAGAATGTATTTCATGGGTCCTAATACTTTCAGCGAACCTTGGCATCTACCTCATACTCCTCCAGAACAAATAAAAGAGATTGT ATATGAGGGTGCATTTAATACGTTTGTAGATGAGATCAATGCTATAGCTGCCTATCAATGGTGGGAGGGGGCAGTATACAGCATTCTTTCTGTTCTAGCATATCCTCTTGCATGGTCATGGCAACAGTGGCGCCGGAGATTGAAATTGCAACGATTGCGTGAGTTTGTTAGATCAGAGTACGATCATGCTTGCTTACGTTCTTGCCGTTCACGTGCTCTCTATGAAGGGATCAAG GTAGCTGCAACTTCTGATTTAATGCTAGCATATGTGGACTTCTTCCTTGGTGGGGATGAAAAGAGAACTGATCTTCCTCCACGCCTACACCAAAGATTTCCTATGTTATTACCTTTTGGAGGAGATGGAAGTTACATGGCCCCTTTCTCACTTCACAGTGATAATATTCTCACAAGCCTTATGAGTCAG TCAGTCCCACCTACCAAATGGTATCGATTAGTGGCTGGATTGAATGCACAGCTGCGCTTAGTTCGTCGTAGTCGACTAAGAGTAACATTTCAACCTGTTCTCAAATGGCTTGAAACTCATGCCAATCCTGCTTTGGTGGTCCATGGTATACACGTTGATCTTGCTTGGTTTCAGGCTACAGCTTGTGGTTATTTTCAGTATGGACTTTTGGTGTATGctatagaagaagaaaatgatccTGTATCCGTTGGATATATTGGTGGAGCAGTACGAACTGAGCAACAATCACG AGAAAATCCTCCATCCAGTCATCTGAGAGAAGAAACACAATTAAACCAAGCACATGGAAGCAATGAAAGTTTAATGAGGCGAAGAAGGATATTTGGCAGCATTTTAGATGCTAACAGTGTacaagaaattgaagaaaagagagaaatattttatcttctctcttttataCTTCATAATACTAAACCTGTTGGACACCAG GATCTTGTCGGTTTAGTAATCTCTATGCTACTTTTAGGAGATTTTAGCTTAGTGTTGCTTACTTTGCTCCAGTTGTATTCATTTTCACTATTAGATGTCTTCctggttttgtttattttacccCTCGGTGTTCTTCTCCCATTTCCTGCCGGAATCAATGCTCTGTTCAGTCATGGACCTAGACGTTCTGCAGGTCTTGCACGTGTTTACGCCTTGTGGAACATTACATCCTTGATTAATGTA GTGATTGCATTTCTTTGTGGATATTTTCACCATAATGctccatcaccatcaccatcaccaccagATAGAGAACATCTGAACTTTCAACCTTGGAATGTTGGCAT